The nucleotide sequence ATTGCCCGAACACCGAAGGATAGCACGACGCGCCGTTTCATAGGCTTGCTGGGCCGCAGACTCGGGTCCACCTTCATAAGAGATCATACGCAAACTGCCCTGCACGGGTTTCCCGTCCTGTGTCATTTCCATGCCCACGACCACGGTAACACGCGCGGCGTCGGTGGAAAGGGCAGAAAAATTCCAGCATTGCCCGACGGCCAGACGCAGACCTTCGCGCTCGCCCGAGGTGAGTGGTGGACCGACAGGCGCGTTCGAACTGACAGGCGCGGGATCGCTCGACGACAACGCCTGCGCGACCGCATTGGCGATGGCGTCTGCGTCCTGCTCGGGCTCGGGCTCGGGCTCGGGCTCGGGCTCGGGCTCGGGCTCGGGCTCGGGCTCGGGCTCGGGCTCGGGCTCGGGCTCGGGCTCGGGCTCGGGAGATGGTTCCGGCGCTGGTTCAGCCTCGGCAACAGGCGTCTCAGGTTCAGGTGCAGGCTTGCGGTTCGGGCGCGGCGCTACGCCCGGAGCACGATCCGGCTCCGGTTCCGTTTCAGTGGCTTCCGTTACAATCTCTGGTGCCGCCGCCTCAGGGGCTGCGGCGTCCTGCTGTTCGACCTGTTGAACGGGCTGTTCGGGCGCGATTTCGGGCGTAATCGCTTCTTGCTCCACCTCTGCCGTATCGACGTTCTCGGGGGGCTCCGGCATGGGTACGGGTGCTACGCGATCAACGGGCGGTGGTGGCGCGCCTTCGGGCAGCGGCGGCGGGCTTGCCGCGGCCTCGGCTTCGGGATCCGGTGCAGGCTCGGGTGCATCGGGACGAGCGGTAGGCGTCGGCGCGGCAGTAGGCGGTTCGGGGGTCGTTTCGGCTTCAGGCGCCTCTATCGGTTCCGGCGCGTCCGGTGCCTCAGATTCCGGGGCGCTGGCTGTCAGATCGGCGGACGAAACCAGCGACACGCTGACCGAAGCCGGCAAGGGTTCATCCGGCTGATCCATAAATGGCCAGCCAAGCACCGCACAAAGCAGCAATGCGGCATGCGCGCCGCCCGAGATATAGAGCCCCGTCTTCAATTGGCCCTCGATTTCTAACCGTTGCCGTCGAGCGTGGGGCCGCCCGGCTCGGTCACCAGACCGATCTTGTTGAAACCAGCCGCGTTCAGCGCGCCCATCACCTGCATCACACGCTCATAAGGGATCGACCCGTCCGCACGCAGGAACAACTGATCGTTGCTGCGTTCTTCCATGATCGCCCGAAGACGGGTGACCAATGCATCCGAGGCAACCTCCGTCGTCTGGATCATCACGCGACCGTCTTCGGCGAGCGTGATGGTCAGCGGTTCTTCATCTTGCGTGGGCAATGGAGTCGCCGCCGTTTCCGGCAGCTGGATCGGAACA is from Qingshengfaniella alkalisoli and encodes:
- the tolR gene encoding protein TolR, whose amino-acid sequence is MGASVKPQQQGGGRRSRRRSRVQAQAMSEINVTPFVDVMLVLLVVFMVAAPLMTVGVPIQLPETAATPLPTQDEEPLTITLAEDGRVMIQTTEVASDALVTRLRAIMEERSNDQLFLRADGSIPYERVMQVMGALNAAGFNKIGLVTEPGGPTLDGNG